In one Vibrio sp. VB16 genomic region, the following are encoded:
- a CDS encoding ABC transporter ATP-binding protein — MSSTLSINNLTCQYENENVLESLSLEVEQGEIVCLLGASGCGKTTLLKAIAGLLPLTSGTMSLNDQLLDDGESWLPPEQRHIGMIFQDYALFPHLTVAENIAFGLREVSTAEKLKIVDEMLALIHLPGYQNRYPHQLSGGQQQRIAIARSLSYKPNLLLLDEPFSNIDTQVRHDLILQIRKIFKQQGVTAIFVTHSREEAFAFADKMAVMNNGVIEQFGEASDLYHQPSSKFVANFLGGGSYLAAKKISETKFETVFGVITAQSKGNIANGDDCLLLIRPQYVQVSQNVAGVAKVVEQLFMGDQCRYVIEIDDTKLVATAASAISVGDTVSIALEEQSILAFL; from the coding sequence ATGAGTAGTACCTTATCCATCAACAATTTGACCTGCCAGTACGAGAATGAAAACGTTCTGGAATCACTCTCCCTTGAGGTTGAGCAGGGCGAAATAGTCTGCCTGCTTGGTGCGAGCGGTTGCGGAAAAACAACACTATTAAAGGCAATTGCGGGGCTGCTTCCGTTAACGAGCGGTACCATGAGTCTGAATGACCAATTGTTGGATGATGGCGAAAGTTGGTTGCCACCTGAACAGCGCCATATTGGTATGATCTTTCAAGATTACGCCCTTTTTCCGCATCTGACTGTTGCAGAAAATATCGCATTCGGGCTACGAGAAGTCTCCACCGCAGAGAAGCTGAAGATAGTCGACGAAATGTTGGCGCTGATACATCTTCCCGGTTATCAAAATCGATATCCTCATCAGTTATCCGGCGGTCAGCAGCAGCGTATTGCGATTGCCCGCTCCCTTTCATATAAGCCAAACCTACTTTTGCTAGATGAACCTTTTTCCAATATCGATACTCAAGTACGGCACGATCTAATATTGCAGATTCGCAAAATTTTTAAGCAGCAGGGTGTAACGGCAATCTTCGTGACTCATAGCCGTGAAGAGGCATTTGCCTTCGCGGATAAGATGGCGGTTATGAACAATGGTGTTATTGAACAATTTGGTGAAGCTTCCGATCTTTACCATCAACCGTCGAGTAAATTTGTTGCCAATTTCCTTGGTGGTGGCAGTTATTTAGCGGCAAAAAAAATCAGCGAAACAAAATTTGAGACGGTGTTTGGTGTCATTACTGCTCAATCAAAAGGGAATATAGCAAATGGTGACGACTGCCTATTGCTAATACGACCGCAGTACGTGCAAGTGTCTCAGAATGTAGCAGGGGTCGCTAAGGTTGTGGAACAGTTATTTATGGGGGATCAATGTCGCTATGTTATCGAGATAGATGATACTAAACTCGTTGCGACAGCCGCGTCGGCAATATCGGTTGGTGATACCGTCAGTATTGCATTAGAAGAGCAATCTATATTGGCATTCTTATAA
- a CDS encoding YbjQ family protein, protein MIYTNIETVPGKEIVEHFGIVQGSTVRAKHVGRDFMAGLKNLIGGELKGYTELLQDSREEAMNRMGDQAELMGANAIVNIRFATSSVAQGAAELFVYGTAVKVV, encoded by the coding sequence ATGATCTATACGAATATTGAAACGGTACCAGGAAAAGAAATTGTTGAGCATTTTGGTATTGTTCAAGGGAGTACTGTTCGGGCGAAACACGTTGGTAGAGATTTTATGGCGGGCCTTAAGAATCTCATTGGTGGTGAACTTAAAGGTTACACAGAATTACTACAAGACTCCCGTGAAGAGGCGATGAATCGAATGGGAGATCAAGCGGAGTTAATGGGTGCGAATGCCATCGTCAACATTCGTTTTGCAACATCATCTGTTGCTCAAGGCGCAGCCGAACTTTTCGTCTACGGTACCGCAGTTAAAGTGGTATAG
- a CDS encoding YbjQ family protein: MELILQNLNIVIFLILVCVGYGAGSYFERAHYASIEKRERELIHIPVITTKWEPKDASSQRTELVTGNVVISIDYFKRLLATLRNIFGGNVTSYESLVDRARREAILRMKEEALAKGANMVVNLRLETAAIGNSANQKRQVGSVEVVAYGTAYINSNQ; this comes from the coding sequence ATGGAACTGATACTGCAGAATCTAAATATTGTTATCTTCCTCATTTTGGTTTGTGTGGGTTACGGAGCTGGTTCGTATTTTGAGCGGGCTCATTATGCATCAATCGAAAAACGAGAGCGTGAACTCATCCATATTCCTGTTATTACCACTAAGTGGGAGCCTAAAGATGCTTCCAGCCAACGAACAGAACTTGTTACGGGTAATGTGGTTATTTCCATCGATTATTTTAAGCGACTGTTGGCTACGTTGAGAAACATATTTGGTGGAAATGTAACCTCGTATGAATCACTTGTAGATAGAGCGCGTAGAGAAGCAATACTTAGAATGAAAGAAGAGGCACTGGCTAAAGGCGCGAATATGGTGGTTAATCTACGTTTAGAAACCGCCGCGATTGGTAATAGTGCTAATCAAAAAAGGCAGGTAGGTAGTGTTGAAGTTGTCGCTTACGGGACAGCGTACATTAACTCCAATCAGTAG
- a CDS encoding M48 family metallopeptidase — MIKYTPKVLSENPNVTKKHPLIELFWLVGGLIFLTGVIFISLGMMTDWAVSKTSPEIEAVFSDSIVENFDAVPNAELSLRLNRMIEKLPSDSILKQYDFQVYLGDDDQVNAMALPGGNIIVYSGLLSVIESENELDMVLSHELGHFDSRDHLRGLGRGLGIAVISTFLLGVDSDVNELISNTAMSFQAQYSQDQEEVADLFALDLLVRTYGHAGGATDFFERISDQSEQDYNFLSTHPNPTSRVEKLNRRIEQHNYPIDEVKPYILGTTQ, encoded by the coding sequence ATGATTAAATATACGCCGAAAGTTCTTTCAGAAAACCCCAATGTAACCAAAAAGCATCCATTGATAGAGCTTTTCTGGTTAGTGGGGGGACTGATATTTTTGACAGGCGTAATATTTATTTCTCTTGGTATGATGACTGACTGGGCAGTATCAAAAACATCACCAGAAATAGAAGCCGTATTTTCCGACAGTATTGTCGAAAACTTTGATGCCGTGCCTAATGCAGAATTGAGTTTACGACTTAATCGAATGATAGAAAAACTCCCTAGCGACTCGATCTTAAAGCAGTATGATTTTCAGGTTTATCTCGGAGATGATGATCAGGTTAATGCCATGGCGTTGCCGGGCGGAAATATTATTGTCTATTCAGGTTTGCTTAGTGTCATTGAATCAGAGAATGAACTCGACATGGTACTTAGCCATGAGCTCGGACACTTTGATTCTCGTGACCATTTACGAGGACTCGGCCGAGGTTTAGGTATTGCGGTTATCTCTACGTTTTTATTGGGCGTGGATAGTGACGTAAACGAATTGATTTCAAATACAGCAATGAGCTTTCAAGCCCAGTACTCTCAAGACCAAGAAGAAGTGGCGGATCTATTCGCGCTTGATCTACTCGTTCGAACTTATGGACATGCAGGTGGTGCCACCGACTTTTTTGAGAGAATTTCAGACCAATCAGAACAAGATTATAATTTTCTTTCTACTCACCCAAACCCTACCTCTAGAGTAGAGAAACTGAACCGCCGAATTGAGCAACATAATTACCCAATAGATGAGGTTAAACCGTATATATTGGGTACGACTCAGTAA
- a CDS encoding beta-N-acetylhexosaminidase: protein MTYKLDTTVLTERDNQSTLALTLHNVDNHSVNNWTLHFTFDRYIQPKSVSNGHIKQIGSYCVFTPDNGEMLAKNGPYSLEFTIETPPLRFYSDGLFDAFLQQNSPHSDKIANVKQRFAVDVSNLSLICAHIKKTEVAQVNVAELSLIPIPTQLTRLDDTFTFHSLAIASTELSFDAVTWFNQELLSRTGIKAELSSLASANILLKTNKYLEDEAYHLTISPNKITIESSTHNGFIYAEASLLQLLQQSNGLNTLPCLEISDKPNYRYRGMMLDCARHLHSIDKIKQIINQLAYYKFNTFHWHLTDDEGWRIEIDAFPELTQVGAWRGPDKTIHPQFSFASECYGGFYTKEQIRDVVEYANRRGINVIPEIDIPGHCRAAILSLPHLLIEDEDKSEYRSIQHYTDNVLNPGIQGTYNFIDTVIDEICELFPSKYIHIGADEVPSGVWENSPACQRLLNQEGYTEYPQLQGHLLRHVEKRLQNIGRRMLGWEEAQHGNKVSNETVIYAWQNEAAAIKCATQGFDVVLQPGQYTYLDMAQDFNPEESGVHWANVLPLEKVYCYQPLADLAKNAPIREKVLGIQCALWCELIPTEKQLDYMLYPRLLAVAETAWSQTNNRIWKGFLSRLKGHLPILQQQGIHFRDPWKESLHK from the coding sequence ATGACCTATAAACTTGATACTACCGTACTTACCGAACGTGACAACCAAAGCACACTCGCATTAACATTGCATAATGTAGACAACCACAGTGTGAATAATTGGACTCTGCATTTTACGTTTGACCGTTATATTCAACCTAAATCTGTCTCAAATGGACATATTAAACAGATTGGCAGCTATTGTGTTTTTACCCCTGATAATGGCGAAATGTTAGCAAAAAACGGCCCATATTCTCTAGAATTTACCATTGAAACCCCACCTTTGCGTTTTTATTCGGATGGGTTATTTGACGCTTTTTTGCAACAAAACAGTCCACATTCTGACAAGATTGCCAATGTAAAACAAAGGTTTGCTGTCGACGTTTCTAACTTATCTTTGATTTGTGCTCACATAAAGAAAACAGAAGTCGCTCAAGTTAACGTCGCTGAATTATCTTTGATTCCAATACCGACACAATTAACAAGACTAGATGACACTTTTACTTTTCACTCGCTTGCCATTGCCTCTACTGAACTCTCTTTCGATGCCGTAACTTGGTTCAATCAGGAGTTATTGTCCAGAACAGGCATCAAGGCAGAATTAAGTAGCCTTGCATCTGCCAATATTTTATTGAAAACAAACAAATACTTAGAAGATGAAGCTTATCATCTCACTATTAGCCCAAATAAAATTACTATTGAATCTAGTACGCACAATGGTTTTATTTATGCCGAAGCGAGTTTATTACAATTGTTGCAACAGTCGAATGGGCTCAATACTCTTCCCTGCCTAGAGATCAGTGATAAACCAAATTATCGTTATCGAGGAATGATGTTAGATTGCGCTAGACACCTCCACTCTATCGATAAAATTAAGCAAATAATTAACCAACTGGCCTACTACAAGTTCAATACATTTCATTGGCACTTAACTGACGATGAAGGTTGGAGAATTGAGATCGACGCTTTTCCTGAGCTTACTCAGGTAGGCGCATGGCGCGGACCGGATAAAACTATCCACCCTCAATTTTCGTTTGCGTCTGAATGCTATGGTGGTTTTTATACGAAAGAACAGATTCGAGATGTTGTTGAGTATGCGAATAGAAGGGGGATAAACGTTATACCCGAAATCGATATTCCCGGTCACTGCCGAGCCGCTATTTTGTCGCTACCTCACCTTTTGATAGAAGACGAAGACAAATCAGAATATCGCAGTATTCAACATTATACCGACAATGTACTCAACCCCGGTATACAAGGTACCTACAACTTTATTGATACTGTTATCGACGAAATATGTGAGTTATTCCCATCTAAATATATACATATTGGTGCTGACGAAGTACCGAGTGGCGTCTGGGAAAATAGCCCTGCTTGCCAGCGATTATTAAATCAAGAAGGTTACACAGAATACCCGCAGTTACAGGGGCATTTATTACGCCATGTAGAAAAACGGCTGCAAAATATAGGCAGGAGAATGCTTGGCTGGGAAGAGGCCCAACACGGCAATAAAGTGAGTAATGAAACCGTTATCTATGCTTGGCAAAATGAAGCCGCAGCCATTAAATGCGCAACACAAGGTTTTGATGTGGTACTGCAACCCGGTCAATATACCTACTTAGATATGGCACAAGATTTTAACCCTGAAGAGAGCGGCGTACACTGGGCAAACGTGCTACCACTTGAAAAAGTTTACTGCTACCAACCATTAGCAGATCTGGCCAAAAACGCCCCCATCAGAGAGAAAGTTTTAGGTATTCAATGTGCGCTTTGGTGCGAATTGATACCTACGGAAAAACAGCTCGACTATATGCTCTATCCAAGGCTATTAGCTGTTGCGGAAACCGCTTGGTCTCAAACAAATAATAGAATATGGAAAGGTTTTCTCTCACGACTTAAAGGACACCTTCCAATATTGCAGCAGCAAGGTATTCACTTTCGCGACCCATGGAAAGAGTCGTTGCATAAATAG
- a CDS encoding N-acetylglucosamine kinase, translated as MTLYYVGIDGGGTSCRARIRDELGTLIGEASSGSANILLGTQLAMNSIHTAISNAAKQGNLTENDYKNMHVGLALAGAEQRSAWNELMSIPHPFASVTLNTDAYGACIGAHAGKNGAIMISGTGSCGIYLKNHKQHVVGGREFPISDLGSGAMMGLDLIQQTLLAYDEIHPHTELSQHVFHYFEQDVDNIVTWSKTAKPKDYAQFAPLIFELADKGDELAVALLKKTANDIEMYLIALNRKGANKIALMGGIAQRIENWLSPPVQQWIVKPQFDAIEGAIMFAGKPVHNLYTVEDSKA; from the coding sequence GTGACATTATATTATGTTGGTATTGATGGTGGAGGAACGTCTTGTCGAGCAAGGATTCGTGATGAATTGGGCACTCTAATTGGCGAAGCAAGCAGTGGAAGCGCTAATATTCTTCTTGGTACTCAACTGGCCATGAACTCAATACATACGGCAATATCCAACGCGGCAAAACAAGGTAATCTGACTGAAAATGATTATAAAAATATGCATGTTGGATTAGCGCTAGCAGGTGCTGAACAACGTTCCGCATGGAATGAGTTAATGTCCATCCCACACCCATTCGCCAGCGTTACATTAAACACCGATGCTTATGGCGCATGTATTGGTGCTCACGCAGGTAAAAATGGCGCTATTATGATATCAGGCACCGGTTCGTGTGGGATCTACTTAAAAAATCATAAACAACATGTCGTCGGTGGACGCGAATTCCCTATTTCTGATCTAGGCAGCGGCGCAATGATGGGCTTAGACCTTATACAACAGACACTGCTCGCTTATGATGAAATTCACCCTCATACAGAACTTTCACAACATGTTTTCCATTATTTCGAACAAGATGTCGACAACATTGTCACTTGGTCTAAAACAGCGAAACCCAAAGATTACGCCCAGTTTGCACCACTAATTTTTGAACTAGCCGATAAGGGTGACGAATTGGCAGTGGCCCTGTTGAAAAAGACGGCCAACGACATTGAAATGTATTTAATAGCTCTGAACCGAAAAGGGGCGAACAAAATCGCCCTAATGGGTGGCATTGCCCAACGAATAGAAAATTGGCTATCCCCTCCCGTTCAACAATGGATTGTAAAACCGCAATTTGATGCCATTGAAGGTGCCATTATGTTCGCGGGAAAACCAGTACATAACCTATATACTGTTGAAGACAGTAAGGCTTGA
- a CDS encoding glycoside hydrolase family 9 protein, with protein sequence MKILVNHIGYEVYGPKQALISTQSSSFSLKTIELHCAITDKKLASYLVTHHYTVANWHTGRYLKVDFSIFTRSGQFYLKAGDLCSSTFELGEGILMQRTFSDLLHYFKSQRCGGIFDEQDKQAPLLNSDKTANVSGGWYDASGDVSKYLSHLSYANYLNPQQTPMVVWNMLKGLSLLDSTSLYSTSLKDSALFADFSRTRLIEEALFGADFLVRMQDEQGFFYTTVFDKWSKDIAQREICAYTSQDGIKSDDFQAGFRQGGGVAIAALAAASRIETHGEYNQSEYLASAEKGYLHLRDNNKQYLDNGEENIIDEYCALLACSELYRATKTPFYLSEARDWAIRLSKRQHSDSNINHYWSANNDGTRPYFHASEAGLPVIALCEYLSIEPEDNVKKSIKSTVGFAMIFELTITQKVSNPFGYPRQYVKALDGAKQDNFFIPHNNESGYWWQGENARIASLAVATFLSLPYIDDVTLKLKLNQYAHNCMNWILGLNPFDICMLDGHGRNNPNYLPKLGFFNAKGGICNGITSGFEDENDIAFNPKNQKDDMVQNWRWGEQWIPHGAWYLLAIMAQTSYQHGEEEPIAKKGDEL encoded by the coding sequence ATGAAAATTTTAGTCAATCACATAGGTTATGAAGTCTACGGCCCTAAACAGGCGCTGATCAGCACTCAAAGCAGCTCATTTAGCCTAAAAACCATTGAGCTGCATTGCGCGATAACAGATAAAAAGTTGGCTTCATATCTAGTAACTCATCACTATACGGTAGCAAATTGGCATACTGGTCGTTACTTAAAAGTTGATTTTAGTATATTTACTCGCTCTGGGCAGTTTTATCTAAAAGCGGGAGATCTCTGCTCATCAACATTTGAGCTAGGTGAAGGCATTCTGATGCAGCGTACCTTTTCAGATCTGCTGCATTATTTCAAGTCACAACGCTGCGGTGGTATCTTTGACGAGCAAGATAAGCAAGCCCCTCTACTCAACAGTGACAAAACTGCAAATGTTAGCGGCGGTTGGTACGATGCCTCTGGGGATGTGAGCAAATATTTAAGTCATCTCTCTTATGCTAACTACCTGAACCCTCAGCAGACACCAATGGTTGTCTGGAACATGTTAAAAGGGCTATCCCTTTTAGACAGTACTTCTTTATACTCTACGTCGCTCAAAGATAGTGCACTGTTCGCTGATTTTTCACGCACTCGACTAATAGAAGAAGCTCTATTTGGCGCTGATTTTCTTGTCCGTATGCAGGATGAACAAGGTTTTTTCTATACCACCGTATTTGATAAGTGGAGCAAAGACATAGCTCAAAGAGAAATCTGTGCCTACACATCGCAAGATGGCATTAAATCCGATGATTTCCAAGCTGGGTTTCGTCAAGGTGGTGGTGTTGCGATTGCTGCTCTTGCGGCGGCGTCACGTATAGAGACTCATGGCGAGTACAACCAATCCGAATACTTAGCTAGTGCAGAGAAAGGCTATCTACATTTACGCGATAATAATAAGCAATATCTAGACAACGGCGAAGAAAACATTATTGATGAATATTGCGCTCTACTCGCCTGTAGCGAATTATACCGCGCAACCAAAACACCCTTTTATCTCAGCGAAGCTAGAGATTGGGCTATACGCCTAAGCAAAAGGCAGCACTCGGATAGCAATATTAACCATTATTGGTCTGCCAACAATGATGGCACTCGTCCATATTTTCATGCTAGCGAAGCCGGTTTACCAGTCATTGCCTTATGTGAATACTTATCGATTGAACCCGAAGATAATGTAAAAAAATCAATAAAATCAACAGTCGGGTTTGCCATGATCTTTGAGCTCACTATAACCCAAAAAGTGTCTAACCCTTTCGGCTACCCTCGCCAATATGTTAAGGCGCTAGATGGCGCAAAACAGGATAATTTCTTTATTCCACATAACAATGAATCTGGCTACTGGTGGCAAGGAGAAAATGCTCGCATTGCCTCTTTAGCTGTCGCGACCTTTCTCTCTTTGCCCTATATTGACGACGTTACTTTGAAGCTGAAACTCAACCAATACGCACACAACTGCATGAACTGGATTTTAGGTCTCAACCCATTTGATATCTGCATGCTAGATGGTCACGGCCGAAATAACCCTAACTATTTGCCTAAACTAGGTTTCTTTAATGCCAAGGGCGGGATTTGCAATGGCATAACCTCTGGCTTTGAAGATGAAAACGACATCGCTTTCAATCCAAAAAATCAAAAAGATGACATGGTGCAAAACTGGCGTTGGGGAGAGCAATGGATCCCGCATGGTGCGTGGTACTTGCTTGCTATCATGGCCCAAACATCCTATCAACATGGCGAAGAAGAGCCAATCGCTAAAAAAGGAGACGAGCTGTGA
- a CDS encoding ABC transporter ATP-binding protein gives MNNNFGQLLVEGNNLVKDFPINSNALKQPMMRAINDVSFKMYKSRGLAVVGESGSGKSTTAKMIAKMYAPTSGEIIYKGTNIQNIKKRADLKRYREGVQMVWQDPFGSLNPTHNIFHHIARPLLIHKKVRSGNKKELQERVYELLLQVGLTPAKETAEKFPHQLSGGQRQRVNLARNIAVGAEVVLADEPTSMLDVSIRAGVLNLMEEMKFEKQMSLLYITHDIATARYIAEDLAVMYVGHMVEWGDTEEIIHDPQHPYTQLLISAVPDPKKSIHETLQGNKGEIPLWTPSSTGCPFAGRCTHAMARCSEQLPEITQLSNNHFVRCYLY, from the coding sequence ATGAATAATAATTTTGGTCAATTGCTGGTCGAAGGAAACAACCTTGTTAAAGATTTTCCAATCAATAGTAACGCCCTAAAACAACCAATGATGCGAGCGATCAACGACGTATCCTTCAAGATGTACAAAAGCAGAGGCCTTGCTGTGGTTGGCGAATCTGGGTCTGGAAAATCTACCACAGCAAAAATGATAGCCAAAATGTATGCGCCGACTAGTGGTGAAATCATTTATAAAGGAACGAATATACAAAACATAAAAAAAAGAGCGGACCTTAAACGTTACCGTGAAGGTGTTCAAATGGTCTGGCAAGACCCCTTTGGTTCCTTAAACCCAACACACAATATTTTTCATCATATTGCGCGCCCTTTATTGATCCATAAAAAAGTACGTTCAGGGAATAAAAAAGAGCTACAAGAACGCGTTTACGAACTGCTACTACAGGTCGGTCTTACGCCAGCAAAGGAGACAGCGGAAAAATTCCCTCATCAGCTTTCTGGTGGCCAGCGCCAGCGCGTCAATTTAGCCCGAAATATCGCCGTTGGAGCCGAAGTGGTATTGGCTGACGAACCCACTTCCATGTTGGATGTATCCATACGAGCAGGCGTTCTTAATCTAATGGAAGAGATGAAATTTGAGAAACAGATGTCTCTACTCTATATCACTCATGACATCGCCACCGCTCGCTATATTGCAGAGGACCTTGCCGTTATGTATGTCGGTCATATGGTAGAATGGGGAGATACCGAAGAGATCATTCATGATCCTCAACACCCTTACACGCAATTACTCATTTCGGCCGTGCCAGATCCTAAGAAATCTATTCACGAAACTCTGCAAGGCAATAAAGGTGAAATACCGCTATGGACCCCTAGCTCTACCGGTTGTCCATTCGCTGGTCGTTGCACGCACGCGATGGCTAGATGCTCAGAACAGCTGCCTGAGATCACCCAGCTATCAAACAATCATTTTGTTCGCTGTTATCTGTATTAA
- a CDS encoding ABC transporter ATP-binding protein, with the protein MNEPLISIRNLCVDYITDAGDVRACNDVSFDIGEGEVFGLAGESGCGKSTIAFSLMRLHKPPAFISGGEVIFNGEDILKYNDNKMNSFRWKEMSMVFQSAMNALNPVITVQDQFCDVIMRHTSMTRDQAKKRAVQLLEIVDIHPSRLNDYPHQFSGGMRQRLVIAIALALNPKMIIMDEPTTALDVVVQREILQKIHALKEEFGFSILFITHDISLMVEFSDRIGIMYSGELIEVAPSKEILQSPYHPYTEGLGSSFPSLTGPKTKLTGIVGSPLNLLEIPQGCRFQARCNHVHHACTTTPTLLRQIEHGRFSNCHLYGEPIAIADA; encoded by the coding sequence ATGAACGAACCACTAATTTCTATCCGTAATCTCTGTGTTGATTACATTACTGATGCTGGTGATGTTCGCGCTTGCAACGATGTCAGCTTCGACATTGGCGAAGGTGAAGTATTTGGTTTAGCGGGTGAATCTGGCTGCGGAAAATCCACTATCGCATTCTCCCTAATGCGCCTACATAAGCCGCCCGCGTTTATCTCTGGTGGAGAAGTCATTTTTAATGGCGAAGACATCCTCAAATACAATGACAACAAGATGAACTCATTTCGCTGGAAAGAGATGTCAATGGTATTTCAAAGTGCAATGAATGCGCTAAACCCAGTAATAACCGTACAAGATCAGTTCTGCGACGTGATCATGCGCCACACTAGCATGACGAGAGATCAAGCCAAAAAACGGGCTGTACAATTACTTGAGATTGTCGATATCCATCCCAGCCGCTTAAACGACTATCCCCATCAATTTTCTGGTGGTATGCGTCAACGCTTGGTTATCGCCATTGCCCTCGCCCTTAATCCAAAGATGATCATAATGGATGAACCCACCACCGCTTTAGATGTGGTTGTTCAACGAGAAATTCTTCAAAAAATTCACGCCCTTAAAGAGGAATTTGGTTTCTCTATACTGTTTATCACTCATGATATCTCCCTTATGGTCGAATTCTCAGATCGTATTGGCATTATGTACTCTGGTGAACTGATAGAAGTTGCCCCTTCTAAGGAAATTTTACAATCACCTTATCATCCGTATACAGAAGGGTTAGGTAGTTCTTTCCCTTCATTAACTGGCCCAAAAACTAAGCTTACTGGCATTGTGGGAAGTCCATTAAATCTGTTGGAAATACCTCAAGGTTGCCGCTTTCAAGCTCGCTGCAATCATGTTCATCACGCTTGTACCACGACACCAACATTGTTGCGTCAAATTGAACATGGTCGTTTTTCAAACTGTCATCTTTACGGTGAACCAATTGCTATTGCAGATGCTTAG
- a CDS encoding ABC transporter permease has translation MKDILKLIRGNTVAMVGVVILSTFLFVALAAPLITQHAPDKRTGNPHEYPSFIVKMAKANPDGWIAENLANDRRTMHMSKKEDHTLGTSRMGRDIWSQVVYGARVSLAVGFGAGITVCFFATIIGVSAGYFGGKVDDFLTAAMNIMLVIPQYPLLFVVAAFIGEAGPLTIALIIGCTSWAWGARVVRAQTMAIREKEFVKAAEILGESSWRIIFVEILPNLISIVGASFIGSVMYAIMMEATISFLGLGDPNTISWGIMLYNVQTSSSMLIGAWWELLAPCFALTLLVTGLALLNFAVDEIANPQLRSHKGMKRWKKLTRQEEQKRTSDNAPHHSFVSGDKQP, from the coding sequence ATGAAAGATATCTTAAAACTTATTCGAGGCAATACGGTTGCTATGGTCGGTGTCGTGATATTAAGCACCTTTCTTTTTGTTGCTTTGGCAGCCCCACTTATCACACAGCATGCCCCCGATAAAAGAACCGGTAATCCACACGAATACCCTTCGTTTATTGTAAAAATGGCAAAAGCCAACCCCGATGGCTGGATAGCGGAAAACTTAGCTAACGATCGTCGCACTATGCATATGTCTAAGAAAGAAGATCATACCTTGGGCACATCCCGCATGGGACGTGATATCTGGTCTCAAGTCGTTTACGGTGCAAGAGTTTCATTAGCGGTAGGGTTTGGTGCGGGTATTACGGTCTGTTTCTTTGCCACTATCATTGGTGTATCGGCTGGATACTTTGGTGGAAAAGTAGATGATTTTCTCACCGCAGCAATGAACATCATGTTAGTCATCCCTCAATATCCGTTACTGTTTGTTGTGGCGGCTTTCATCGGTGAAGCGGGGCCTCTTACGATTGCACTCATTATCGGTTGCACTTCCTGGGCTTGGGGAGCAAGAGTAGTGCGCGCCCAAACTATGGCTATTCGAGAAAAAGAGTTTGTGAAAGCCGCTGAAATTCTGGGCGAGTCATCGTGGAGAATTATCTTCGTTGAAATACTGCCAAATCTGATTTCTATTGTAGGTGCTAGCTTCATCGGTTCAGTCATGTACGCCATTATGATGGAGGCGACTATCTCCTTCTTAGGGCTTGGCGACCCAAATACCATTAGTTGGGGCATCATGCTTTATAACGTTCAAACATCATCGTCTATGTTAATTGGCGCTTGGTGGGAACTTCTCGCACCTTGTTTTGCCCTTACACTGCTTGTAACTGGTTTAGCTCTACTTAATTTCGCCGTTGATGAAATTGCCAACCCTCAACTTCGCTCTCATAAAGGAATGAAACGTTGGAAAAAACTGACCAGACAAGAAGAACAAAAACGTACTAGCGATAACGCACCACACCATTCCTTTGTCAGTGGAGATAAACAACCATGA